From Barnesiella propionica, one genomic window encodes:
- a CDS encoding D-Ala-D-Ala carboxypeptidase family metallohydrolase, whose protein sequence is MKYFTIQELCASDTARKKGIDNTAPGDVKVRLSTLAEKILDPLRERYGKPIRVNSGYRSPILNKAVGGTPTSQHLRGEAADITGGTVEENRKLLALLSDMEFDQLIDESNLTWIHVSYRAGNNRREFLKL, encoded by the coding sequence ATGAAATATTTTACGATACAGGAACTTTGCGCAAGTGATACGGCGCGTAAAAAAGGAATAGATAATACGGCTCCGGGCGATGTGAAAGTGAGATTATCTACTTTGGCAGAAAAGATTCTTGACCCTTTGCGCGAAAGATATGGGAAGCCAATCAGGGTGAACAGCGGTTATCGCAGCCCGATACTAAATAAGGCTGTAGGAGGTACACCGACGAGCCAGCATTTGAGAGGTGAGGCGGCGGATATCACGGGTGGCACTGTGGAAGAAAACCGCAAATTGCTGGCTTTATTAAGTGATATGGAGTTTGACCAGTTAATAGATGAAAGTAATTTAACGTGGATTCATGTGAGTTATCGGGCCGGTAATAACCGGAGAGAATTCTTGAAATTATGA